In Flavobacterium luteolum, the DNA window ATCGGCAGAATTGGCACGAGAATAGGTTAGTAAATCCTGTATTAGATTTTGCATTTTCTTTGCCGAAAACTCAATTCTTGCTAAATAGGTTTTGGCATTCGCCGAAATATTCTGCTCATCTAAGTCAGATAATCGGCTTGCAAAAGTCTGTATTTTTCGCAATGGTTCTTGAAGGTCATGACTAGAAATATAAGCAAATGATTGCAATTCAATATTCATATTGACAAGGTCTCTATTGGTAAGTTCCAGCTGTGTGGTGCGTTCAATAATCTGTTCTTCCAGTTTATTGGTAAAATTCTTTTGTTCTTCTATATCGGTGCTGGTTCCAACCCACATTTGCACCTTTCCAGATTCGTCCAATTGTGCAATAGCACGGCTCAGCTGCCATCTGTATTCTCCATCATATCGTCTAAAACGATGTACAAAAAGAAATTCGTGACCGCTTTTAACAGATTCCATCCAAAGCTTTACATTTTCTTCTCTATCATCTGGATGCACGACTTGAAGCCAGCCATTTTTGTCAATTTCTTCCTTCGTAAATCCAGAATAGGTGAAGAAAGTTTCATTAAAATAATTCAGATTGCCTAAAGTATCACTTGTCCAGATTGATTGCGGAATAGAGTCGGCAAGGAGCCTGAATTTTTTCTCGCTTTTTGCTAAAACTTGCTGACCTTCTTTTTCGGTTGTAACATCCATAACAGTTCCAACCATTTTTGACGGCTCATTATTTTCATCAAAAAAAATTTTGCCATGCACTTTAATCCAAGCTATAGAATTGTCTACCTTAAAAACTCGGGCTTCATATTTGTAAATGCTCGTTTGTAAAGCCTTTTCAAATGCATCTGCAACAATATATTCATCTTCAGGAATAACACGGCTTCGAATGTCTTGATGTACTATTTTTTTATTTTTGTCAAATCCGAAAATGTCAAGGATATTATCGCTGTAGATTAATTTTTTGTTCTTTAAATTCAAATCCCACATTGCAATTTCGCCAATTTCGGCAGCTTGTCTCGCTCTTTCTTCGGCAGTTTCAATTTTTTTACGGGCTTTGACTTTAGCAGTTACATCATAAACGGTACACATAATACCAGAGGCGGTTCCATTCTTTTCATAAAGTGTTGTATATTCATAATCAAGGTAGAATTTTTTTAGTTTTCCGCTGATATCAACATAAGCAACGCCTTCATTTTCTTGGATTGTTTTTCCATTAATCAGAACTTCAAGCAGTAATTCTGGATATTTTTGATTTTTGAGCTCAGGAAATACTTCTATTAGCGGTATGCCAATACAGTCTTTTTCTTCTTTTTGCCAGATATTATGCATCATGGCTTTATTGGCCATTTCGATTATAAAATCTTTTCCTCTAAATATCGCCATAGCAATAGGAGAGTCCATTACAATTTCTCTAAACGCTTTTTCGCTTTCAGTCAAAAGATGTCTTGCTTTTACTTCTTCAGTTACTTCATAAGACACAACGGTGACACCTTCGATAACGCCGTTTTCATCTTTTAACGGATAAAAAACGAGATTAAAGTAACCCAATTCCTCTTTGTTATAACGATTTAAAGTGACAGGAAGTTCATCAGTAAAATAGGCGGTTCCAGTTTCGAAAACATTTTTCAGCAACGGGAAAACCTTTTCTTTTGCCTCTGGAACCGAATCAAAAATAGGTTTGTCAAGAATGTCTTTTTCCTCTTTGTCAATAATATGAAGATAGGTTGAGTTGACCATCTCCGCAATAAGTTCTGGACCTTTTAGGATACAGATTCCCAATGGCAGCTGTTTTACTGTATTTCGAAATCGCTTTTCACTTTCTTCTAGTTTTTTTCGAGTCACTACTTGCTCTGTTGTTTCATTACAGATAACCAAAACACCAGTCGTTTTTCCATTTTCATCATTTACCGGACTGTAGCTGAAAGTCCAGTAAACATCTTCCATCTTACCATTTCTATAAATAGGCAATAATTGATCTTCATGCCAGGTTGCTTCTCCTTTCGTGAGCACTTGATCTATCAACGGTTCAATAAAGTCCCAGATTTCTGGCCAGTAATCAGCGCCTTTTTCACCAAGAATCGATGGATGTTTACCATTATTACCCAAACTCGGGCGATAAGCATCATTATAAAAACAAATATGGTCTGGTCCCCAAAACAAAAACATGGGAAATTTGGAGTTTAAAAGAATTCCTAAAGTAGTGCGAAGACTTTGAGGCCAAGATTCTACTGGACCTACTGCCGTTTTGCTCCAATCTTTGGCACGGGTAAGTTCACCCATTTCTCCTCCGTTGGCCAGAAAATCATAGTTTTTACTCATTAATATTTTGCTTTTTATTTAATTTCTAATGGGCTTATTTTCAGACTTTATTGCATGTTCCGAATTAAGCTCTGTTAAAATTAATAAAAAATAAAATCTCTTTTAAAGCCCTTTTTTGAATGAGGTAAGATTAAAATCAATTGAGTTAATTTTATCTCCTATGTATACGGAAATTTGATAAACAGATAAACTGAAAAGATATGAAACGAGAAGATTCAAAACATGAAACCGACAATATAAAAAGATATCAAGAAGAAGGTTATACTGCTAATTACATATTCGAAAATGATCGTTTAGTAGACTCAGAAACTAAAGAGGTTTATAATCCTGAAGATGTATTTATTGTAGCGCATCATCGATATGAAGGAATGAGCGATCCAGATGATATGTCAATTTTATATGTTATCGAAACAAAAGATAAAAGAAAAGGAACTCATTTATTAGGATACGGACCTATGGCCGATTTGGAAGAAGCAGAATTTTTTAAAGACATTCCGAAAGCCAATTATGCTAAAAATGCAGACATAAACGAATTGACTTAAAAGAATAAAAATAGATTGGTATTTTTATTTTGCTGATGAGCAGTTGTTTCAAATTTATTTGAGGCAGCTGCTTTTTTTTTTAAGCTTCTAAGGGACTGAGGTTCTAAGGTGCTAAGCTTTTTTTCTTACTGTTTTTGAAAAGTGAGAAAGGTATAAGCTTAGTTTTTTAGTTTGAATTTATTTTTTTAAGCTTCTAAGGGACTGAGGTTCTAAGATGCTAAGTTTTTTTTTCTTACTGTTTTTGAAAAGTGAGAAAGGTATAAGCTTAGTTTTTTAGTTTGAATTTATTTTTTTAAGCTTCTAAGGGACTGAGGTTCTAAGATGCTAAGTTTTTTTTTCTTACTGTTTTTGAAAAGTGAGAAAGGTATAAGCTTAGTTTTTTAGTTTGAATTTATTTTTTTAAGCTTCTAAGGGACTGAGGTTCTAAGATGCTAAGTTTTTTTTTCTTACTGTTTTTGAAAAGTGAGAAAGGTAGAATCTTAGTTCTTTAGTTTGAATTTACTTTTTTAAGCTTCTAAGGGACTGAGGTTCTAAGATGCTAAGGCTTTTTTTTAGTATTTCTTTTGTGCAGCAAAGAAACTTAGAACCTTAGCATCTTAGAACCTCAGAACCTTTAAATAAGAATTATGAAATATCTTCTAAAAATTGTATAAAGAGTTGAAGGTTAATATAAACGAAATTTGGATTATAGAAATGAAGTAAAAACCAATAGTTAGTTTTTATGCGTAAATAATTACTAACCACTTTATTAAAACCAAAACCATATAATGAAAAAACTTTACATAAATACTGGAAGCTTTGATGCTGTTTTTAATAATCTAAAAGAGAGTTTTGGCGGAAACTTATGTGTTACTGCCAATGAATACAAATTGACAATTAAATCAAAATGGGCAACAGGAAGCATTTCTGGAGTACGTTTTGAAAAAGAAATGACGTATCTCAACTTTGATTTGGCTTTTAATCAAGACGTTAATTTAAGTATCGAATCTAATCCGTTTGCGCCTGTATTTTTTGTTTATTGCGAAAATGGAAATGTCTTGCACAGTTTTGGTGCAAATGGAGCTGTTAAACGCTTAAAAAAGCAGCAATCTGGTATTATGAGTAATTCTTCTTCAATTAATAGCGTATTGTATTTTGAAAGCCATAAACAGATTCAGTTTTCATTGATTGGAATGCCAACTAATAGAGAATCAAAAGAAGCCGATGTTGATTTTATTGCTCAAGTTAGAAAGAGATTTACGTGCGAATGTGGAAATTATATTTATATCGGAGCTGAGAATTTAAAAATAGGAGAGAAGTTTCAGGAACTTAAAGCAATTCCAAAACAAGGAACTGTTCGTTATCTGCTGATGAAAAGCATCTTGCGAGATATTTTAGAGTTGGAGGTAGCGCAGCATAGTTACAATTATTTAACTCCGTTTGTTCCGATTTTGAATTTCGCTATTAAACAGCTAAGCGAAATCAGAAAACTTTCAGAAATAAATTTGGGATCAGTTATGTCGCCAGTACTATTCTTTAAAAGAAGCTTGCAATCGCGAACTTTAAAAGAAAAGTTGCATTTAGAATTAAAACCATATAATCAAAAATTAGCTAGCTAGTAAGCAATATTATATTCTTCAATTTCTGAAAAAACAGCTTCATCCGAGCTGTTTTTTTATGCTTATTCTTTTTCATAATAAATGATAAAATAAACCATGATGAGATTTAAAACGAAAGAAATACTATTGGTCAGAATAATTGGAAGGTCTTTTTTAAGAATTCCGTAGACAATCCAGACCGCAATTCCAAAGGTTAAAATGCTGAACATTTGTAGCGAAATTTCTTTTACTTTCTTGGTTTTCCAGACCTTTATAATTTGCGGAATCGTAGATAGTGTAATACACGCTCCAGCAAAAAGTCCGATGATATCTATATAATTCATTTTTCTTTTTTTAAGGTTTTAAGCTCCGGAGATGCTAAGTTATTCGTTGGTTTTGTTATTAGACTCATTACATAGATTACAAAAGAAAAACTTAGAACCTTAGCATCTCAGAACCTCAAAACCTTTTCTACCCCACCAATTCACCGCCATTGATATGAATAAACTGTCCAGTAATATAACTGCTGTCTTCGCAGGCCAGAAATACATACGCAGGAGCTACTTCAGATGGCTGTCCGGCTCTTTCCATCGGATTATCTTTTCCGAAATCAGATAATTTATCAAAACTGGCTACTATCAAAGGAGTCCAGATTGGTCCTGGAGCAACGCCATTTACACGTATTTTCTTTTTTGCCAACATAGTCGAAAGTGATCGCGTAAAACTAACAATTGCACCCTTTGTACTGGCATAATCTGCTAAATGCTCGCTTCCGCGAAAAGCCGTCACAGAAGTTGTATTGATAATTGAATCGCCTTCTTTTAAGAAAGCAAGTGCTGCTTTGGTGATATAAAAGAAAGGATAAATATTGGTTTCAAAAGTTTTATGGAGCTGTGTTGAAGTTATATTTTCAATTTCAGTTTGCGGAAACTGAGTTGCAGCATTATTCACAATAATATTGAGGCTTTTAAAAGTGCTATGACACTTTTTAATGGCATTTTGGCAAAATTTCTCATCTTTCAAGTCACCGCTAATCAATAGACATTGTTGACCTTCTTTTTCGATCATTGCTTTGGTTTCTTTGGCATCTTTATCTTCTTTTAAGTAGACAATCGCTATATTGGCACCTTCACGGGCAAAATGTACCGCGACACTTCGTCCTATTCCGCTGTCTCCTCCAGTAATAAAAGCTGTTTTTCCAAATAACTTGCCGCTTCCAACATAGTTTTCTCTAATAATTTCAGGCTCGGGATTCATCATGTGTTCATTGCCGGGAAGATTTTGTTTTTGCTCGGGAAATGTTTGTTTCTTTTTCATGATTTCTCTTTTTAAGCTTTTTTAATGCAATTAAAATTAGATGATAGCTATAGTTTTACTTGCCTTAAAAGACATTTTGTTTGCCTCAATAAAATCAAAAAGAGGTGTGTTGTATGAAAATACATCAATTAGTAAGAAAAGTTGAAATAACAAGAAATTTCTAATAAGTTAGCAATCATACAGTATGATTAAAATGATGGCAAAAGATGGGAATTTTGTAACTATTTCCGATTTAGATAAAAAACCTGCTCGCTATTTTTTTTATACATTTGAGAATTTCCACATAATTTTTAAGAGTTGCTTCGGCAATTCTTTAAAAAAATAAGAAAATTTTTAAATTTCACTTTAAATTCAAGAGTTTTGATTTACAACAGATTTAGCTCCCACACGGCATGGTATTAATTGTAGACGATATAAGGGCGAATATTATTGCCTTAAAGAAAACATTAGAGCTGCATAATATCGATGTCGATAGTGCCGAATCTGGAGAAGAAGCTTTAAAGAAAATCCTAAAAACAGATTATTGTCTGATTATTATGGATGTTCAAATGCCAGGACTTGATGGCTTTGAAGTGGTAAAAATCCTTTCAGGAAACCAACGCACAAAAGATATTCCCGTAATTTTTCTTTCGGCACTTAATACCGAGAAAAAATACATTTTTAAAGGATATGAAACAGGTGCTGTTGAATATATTACCAAACCAGTAGACAGCGATTTGCTGATTCTTAAAGTAAAGACTTTCATTAAGATTTACGAGCAGCAAAACGAACTTCGAGCGATGAAAGATCTGCTTTCTAAAGAAATCAAAATTAGAAAAGAAGCTCAGGACAATCTTGAAATAAAAATTGCGGAGAGAACGCGGGAATTGGTTCAGAAAAA includes these proteins:
- a CDS encoding SDR family oxidoreductase, with amino-acid sequence MKKKQTFPEQKQNLPGNEHMMNPEPEIIRENYVGSGKLFGKTAFITGGDSGIGRSVAVHFAREGANIAIVYLKEDKDAKETKAMIEKEGQQCLLISGDLKDEKFCQNAIKKCHSTFKSLNIIVNNAATQFPQTEIENITSTQLHKTFETNIYPFFYITKAALAFLKEGDSIINTTSVTAFRGSEHLADYASTKGAIVSFTRSLSTMLAKKKIRVNGVAPGPIWTPLIVASFDKLSDFGKDNPMERAGQPSEVAPAYVFLACEDSSYITGQFIHINGGELVG
- a CDS encoding SemiSWEET family sugar transporter, with translation MNYIDIIGLFAGACITLSTIPQIIKVWKTKKVKEISLQMFSILTFGIAVWIVYGILKKDLPIILTNSISFVLNLIMVYFIIYYEKE
- a CDS encoding PAS domain-containing sensor histidine kinase; this translates as MSKNYDFLANGGEMGELTRAKDWSKTAVGPVESWPQSLRTTLGILLNSKFPMFLFWGPDHICFYNDAYRPSLGNNGKHPSILGEKGADYWPEIWDFIEPLIDQVLTKGEATWHEDQLLPIYRNGKMEDVYWTFSYSPVNDENGKTTGVLVICNETTEQVVTRKKLEESEKRFRNTVKQLPLGICILKGPELIAEMVNSTYLHIIDKEEKDILDKPIFDSVPEAKEKVFPLLKNVFETGTAYFTDELPVTLNRYNKEELGYFNLVFYPLKDENGVIEGVTVVSYEVTEEVKARHLLTESEKAFREIVMDSPIAMAIFRGKDFIIEMANKAMMHNIWQKEEKDCIGIPLIEVFPELKNQKYPELLLEVLINGKTIQENEGVAYVDISGKLKKFYLDYEYTTLYEKNGTASGIMCTVYDVTAKVKARKKIETAEERARQAAEIGEIAMWDLNLKNKKLIYSDNILDIFGFDKNKKIVHQDIRSRVIPEDEYIVADAFEKALQTSIYKYEARVFKVDNSIAWIKVHGKIFFDENNEPSKMVGTVMDVTTEKEGQQVLAKSEKKFRLLADSIPQSIWTSDTLGNLNYFNETFFTYSGFTKEEIDKNGWLQVVHPDDREENVKLWMESVKSGHEFLFVHRFRRYDGEYRWQLSRAIAQLDESGKVQMWVGTSTDIEEQKNFTNKLEEQIIERTTQLELTNRDLVNMNIELQSFAYISSHDLQEPLRKIQTFASRLSDLDEQNISANAKTYLARIEFSAKKMQNLIQDLLTYSRANSADRVFTKANIDEIADEVISDFSDRIEEKNAVVEYHDLGEATLIQFQFRQLLHNLVENALKFSRPGVPPKVKITVTKVDGKSIPNAEFKDKMYHHLQVSDNGIGFELIYKEKIFEVFQRLNTESEYKGTGIGLAIVKKIVENHKGVITVSSEKGKGSVFNIYIPDLSEINI